A genomic stretch from Chloroflexota bacterium includes:
- a CDS encoding alpha/beta hydrolase: MTATPTDHYIDVNGLTIHYLDWGGDSPRNLLLVHGQGGNAHNWDHIARELRNEFRVIALDQRGHGDSSHTREGYAVTAFAEDLAAFAEAIGIVPCDYVGASLGARNAIPYAGDNPTHLKHLICLDYGPEMSTVSAQKQIGGMNRRPLGWRSIDEYVEHSMQANPRPSAEYYRTTAQHGFRLNYAGKYVPKQDPDLFWINGSFGANEVPLLWEKWAQIRCPILELKGAESDFLSPEIVARMRELQPSLQFIEVPDSGHPVASDNPNFLLAELRRFLVD; the protein is encoded by the coding sequence CACCGACCACTATATCGATGTCAACGGACTGACCATCCACTACCTCGACTGGGGCGGCGACTCGCCGCGTAACCTGCTGCTGGTGCACGGTCAGGGCGGCAACGCGCACAACTGGGACCACATCGCCCGCGAGTTGCGCAACGAATTCCGTGTCATCGCGCTCGACCAGCGCGGACACGGCGATTCTTCCCACACTCGCGAGGGATACGCCGTAACCGCGTTCGCCGAAGATCTCGCCGCATTCGCAGAGGCTATCGGCATCGTGCCGTGCGACTATGTCGGCGCATCGCTCGGCGCGCGCAACGCCATCCCATACGCCGGCGACAACCCGACGCACCTCAAGCACCTAATCTGCTTAGACTACGGTCCGGAAATGAGCACGGTGTCCGCGCAGAAGCAGATTGGCGGCATGAACCGCCGACCGCTCGGCTGGCGCAGCATCGACGAGTATGTGGAACACAGCATGCAGGCGAACCCGCGTCCGTCCGCGGAGTACTACCGCACCACCGCGCAGCACGGCTTTCGGCTCAACTACGCGGGTAAGTATGTCCCCAAGCAAGACCCCGACCTGTTCTGGATTAACGGCAGCTTCGGCGCGAACGAAGTGCCGCTGCTGTGGGAGAAATGGGCGCAAATTCGCTGTCCCATTCTGGAACTCAAAGGTGCCGAAAGCGACTTCCTCTCCCCCGAAATCGTGGCGAGAATGCGCGAATTGCAGCCGTCCCTGCAATTCATCGAAGTGCCGGACTCGGGACATCCCGTAGCATCCGACAACCCGAACTTCCTGCTAGCCGAACTGCGCCGCTTCCTGGTGGACTAG